A window of the Tachysurus fulvidraco isolate hzauxx_2018 chromosome 6, HZAU_PFXX_2.0, whole genome shotgun sequence genome harbors these coding sequences:
- the LOC113637772 gene encoding uncharacterized protein LOC113637772 isoform X9: MPRHVSRVRAQVPARSRMRTNTGFGGNRHHTTRTHYNPGVRGNFHHNNRTRNPGFRGNFHHNRRTNPNPGVRGNHHNQRTNPNPVNAGRGGLHPHRRGNSNPGFRGKTHHTKRTHPNSGVRGNVPHNQRTNPNPGHRQVLDKRRVNVQGVKNPMIRGGKTVSVLELLKQKLKADTVLTVRPRVQRSGRVRGNTRNTLSVLNLLKQKLKSNRVLMVRPRVQHIPPAVTLHPVPVAAPTNARTVSYQPRYGVHHDHRDRTPQPAIHNSGQQVACNSATAARIQKLDNTPADNENISEVKDEYMLFLKDQRADLIDKVKNVVRIVDYLELSNEKAAIVRAQLTDQAMMRKLLEFTTSRRAAELLINVLWEQAGDVMEDLIDVEDGDDAGDDADARDDATDDATDDSGDDADARDDAGVIYIVNG, translated from the exons ATGCCACGACACGTTTCTAGAG tcagAGCCCAAGTGCCTGCAAGAAGCAGAATGAGAACTAATACAg GATTTGGTGGAAACAGACATCACACAACTAGAACACACTATAATCCAG GTGTTAGAGGAAACTTCCATCACAACAATAGAACACGTAATCCAg GTTTTAGAGGAAACTTCCATCACAACAGAAGAACAAATCCTAATCCAG GTGTAAGAGGAAACCATCACAACCAGAGGACAAATCCTAATCCAg tgAATGCAGGCAGAGGAGGGTTACATCCACACCGAAGAGGGAATTCTAATCCAG gATTTAGAggaaaaacacaccacacaaaaagaACACATCCTAATTCAG GTGTTAGAGGAAACGTCCCCCACAACCAGAGGACAAATCCTAATCCAG GACACAGACAGGTGCTGGACAAAAGGAGGGTCAATGTCCAGGGGGTCAAGAACCCAATGATACGTGGCGGGAAAACCGTATCAG TGCTGGAGTTGCTGAAACAGAAACTAAAAGCTGACACAGTGCTGACGGTCCGTCCCCGAGTCCAAAGGAGtggaa GAGTTAGAGGAAACACAAGAAACACCCTTTCAG TTCTGAACTTACTGAAACAGAAGCTGAAATCTAATCGAGTGCTGATGGTCCGTCCAAGAGTCCAACACATCCCACCTGCTGTGACTCTACATCCTGTTCCTGTGG CAGCTCCTACAAACGCAAGAACAGTTTCATACCAACCGCGATATGGAGTGCATCATGACCACAGAGACAGGACTCCACAACCAGCCATTCACAACTCCGGCCAACAAGTGGCCTGTAACTCGGCAACCGCTG CTCGGATCCAGAAGCTAGACAACACTCCAGCTGATAATGAGAATATTTcag AAGTCAAAGACGAATACATGCTGTTTCTAAAGGACCAGCGAGCCGACTTAATCGATAAAGTTAAAAATGTAGTTAGAATAGTGGATTACCTTGAGCTATCCAATGAGAAAGCAGCAATCGTGCGAGCACAGCTGACCGACCAGGCCATGATGAGGAAACTTCTGGAGTTTACAACCAGCAGACGTGCTGCAGAGCTCCTGATTAATGTCTTGTGGGAACAAGCAGGTGATGTCATGGAAGATCTTATTGATGTTGAGGATGGAGATGATGCTGGAGATGATGCTGATGCTAGAGATGATGCTACAGATGATGCTACAGATGATTCTGGAGATGATGCTGATGCTAGAGATGATGCTGGAGTAATATATATTGTAAATGGATAA
- the LOC113637772 gene encoding uncharacterized protein LOC113637772 isoform X11 — MRTVETFSFHITSHTDRTIGRRLRGNSHHTTRTHINPGFRGNFHHNRRTNPNPGVRGNHHNQRTNPNPGVRGNHHNQRTNPNPVNAGRGGLHPHRRGNSNPGFRGKTHHTKRTHPNSGVRGNVPHNQRTNPNPGHRQVLDKRRVNVQGVKNPMIRGGKTVSVLELLKQKLKADTVLTVRPRVQRSGRVRGNTRNTLSVLNLLKQKLKSNRVLMVRPRVQHIPPAVTLHPVPVAAPTNARTVSYQPRYGVHHDHRDRTPQPAIHNSGQQVACNSATAARIQKLDNTPADNENISEVKDEYMLFLKDQRADLIDKVKNVVRIVDYLELSNEKAAIVRAQLTDQAMMRKLLEFTTSRRAAELLINVLWEQAGDVMEDLIDVEDGDDAGDDADARDDATDDATDDSGDDADARDDAGVIYIVNG, encoded by the exons ATGAGGACCGTGGAGACCTTCTCCTTTCACATAACCTCACACACGGATCGGACTATTGGACGAA GATTAAGAGGAAATTCACATCACACAACAagaacacacattaatccag GTTTTAGAGGAAACTTCCATCACAACAGAAGAACAAATCCTAATCCAG GTGTAAGAGGAAACCATCACAACCAGAGGACAAATCCTAATCCAg GTGTTAGAGGAAACCATCACAATCAGAGGACAAATCCTAATCCAg tgAATGCAGGCAGAGGAGGGTTACATCCACACCGAAGAGGGAATTCTAATCCAG gATTTAGAggaaaaacacaccacacaaaaagaACACATCCTAATTCAG GTGTTAGAGGAAACGTCCCCCACAACCAGAGGACAAATCCTAATCCAG GACACAGACAGGTGCTGGACAAAAGGAGGGTCAATGTCCAGGGGGTCAAGAACCCAATGATACGTGGCGGGAAAACCGTATCAG TGCTGGAGTTGCTGAAACAGAAACTAAAAGCTGACACAGTGCTGACGGTCCGTCCCCGAGTCCAAAGGAGtggaa GAGTTAGAGGAAACACAAGAAACACCCTTTCAG TTCTGAACTTACTGAAACAGAAGCTGAAATCTAATCGAGTGCTGATGGTCCGTCCAAGAGTCCAACACATCCCACCTGCTGTGACTCTACATCCTGTTCCTGTGG CAGCTCCTACAAACGCAAGAACAGTTTCATACCAACCGCGATATGGAGTGCATCATGACCACAGAGACAGGACTCCACAACCAGCCATTCACAACTCCGGCCAACAAGTGGCCTGTAACTCGGCAACCGCTG CTCGGATCCAGAAGCTAGACAACACTCCAGCTGATAATGAGAATATTTcag AAGTCAAAGACGAATACATGCTGTTTCTAAAGGACCAGCGAGCCGACTTAATCGATAAAGTTAAAAATGTAGTTAGAATAGTGGATTACCTTGAGCTATCCAATGAGAAAGCAGCAATCGTGCGAGCACAGCTGACCGACCAGGCCATGATGAGGAAACTTCTGGAGTTTACAACCAGCAGACGTGCTGCAGAGCTCCTGATTAATGTCTTGTGGGAACAAGCAGGTGATGTCATGGAAGATCTTATTGATGTTGAGGATGGAGATGATGCTGGAGATGATGCTGATGCTAGAGATGATGCTACAGATGATGCTACAGATGATTCTGGAGATGATGCTGATGCTAGAGATGATGCTGGAGTAATATATATTGTAAATGGATAA
- the LOC113637772 gene encoding uncharacterized protein LOC113637772 isoform X6 — translation MPRHVSRVRAQVPARSRMRTNTGFGGNRHHTTRTHYNPGVRGNFHHNNRTRNPGLRGNSHHTTRTHINPGVRGNHHNQRTNPNPGVRGNHHNQRTNPNPVNAGRGGLHPHRRGNSNPGFRGKTHHTKRTHPNSGVRGNVPHNQRTNPNPGHRQVLDKRRVNVQGVKNPMIRGGKTVSVLELLKQKLKADTVLTVRPRVQRSGRVRGNTRNTLSVLNLLKQKLKSNRVLMVRPRVQHIPPAVTLHPVPVAAPTNARTVSYQPRYGVHHDHRDRTPQPAIHNSGQQVACNSATAARIQKLDNTPADNENISEVKDEYMLFLKDQRADLIDKVKNVVRIVDYLELSNEKAAIVRAQLTDQAMMRKLLEFTTSRRAAELLINVLWEQAGDVMEDLIDVEDGDDAGDDADARDDATDDATDDSGDDADARDDAGVIYIVNG, via the exons ATGCCACGACACGTTTCTAGAG tcagAGCCCAAGTGCCTGCAAGAAGCAGAATGAGAACTAATACAg GATTTGGTGGAAACAGACATCACACAACTAGAACACACTATAATCCAG GTGTTAGAGGAAACTTCCATCACAACAATAGAACACGTAATCCAg GATTAAGAGGAAATTCACATCACACAACAagaacacacattaatccag GTGTAAGAGGAAACCATCACAACCAGAGGACAAATCCTAATCCAg GTGTTAGAGGAAACCATCACAATCAGAGGACAAATCCTAATCCAg tgAATGCAGGCAGAGGAGGGTTACATCCACACCGAAGAGGGAATTCTAATCCAG gATTTAGAggaaaaacacaccacacaaaaagaACACATCCTAATTCAG GTGTTAGAGGAAACGTCCCCCACAACCAGAGGACAAATCCTAATCCAG GACACAGACAGGTGCTGGACAAAAGGAGGGTCAATGTCCAGGGGGTCAAGAACCCAATGATACGTGGCGGGAAAACCGTATCAG TGCTGGAGTTGCTGAAACAGAAACTAAAAGCTGACACAGTGCTGACGGTCCGTCCCCGAGTCCAAAGGAGtggaa GAGTTAGAGGAAACACAAGAAACACCCTTTCAG TTCTGAACTTACTGAAACAGAAGCTGAAATCTAATCGAGTGCTGATGGTCCGTCCAAGAGTCCAACACATCCCACCTGCTGTGACTCTACATCCTGTTCCTGTGG CAGCTCCTACAAACGCAAGAACAGTTTCATACCAACCGCGATATGGAGTGCATCATGACCACAGAGACAGGACTCCACAACCAGCCATTCACAACTCCGGCCAACAAGTGGCCTGTAACTCGGCAACCGCTG CTCGGATCCAGAAGCTAGACAACACTCCAGCTGATAATGAGAATATTTcag AAGTCAAAGACGAATACATGCTGTTTCTAAAGGACCAGCGAGCCGACTTAATCGATAAAGTTAAAAATGTAGTTAGAATAGTGGATTACCTTGAGCTATCCAATGAGAAAGCAGCAATCGTGCGAGCACAGCTGACCGACCAGGCCATGATGAGGAAACTTCTGGAGTTTACAACCAGCAGACGTGCTGCAGAGCTCCTGATTAATGTCTTGTGGGAACAAGCAGGTGATGTCATGGAAGATCTTATTGATGTTGAGGATGGAGATGATGCTGGAGATGATGCTGATGCTAGAGATGATGCTACAGATGATGCTACAGATGATTCTGGAGATGATGCTGATGCTAGAGATGATGCTGGAGTAATATATATTGTAAATGGATAA
- the LOC113637772 gene encoding uncharacterized protein LOC113637772 isoform X5 has product MPRHVSRVRAQVPARSRMRTNTGFGGNRHHTTRTHYNPGVRGNFHHNNRTRNPGFRGNFHHNRRTNPNPGVRGNHHNQRTNPNPGVRGNHHNQRTNPNPVNAGRGGLHPHRRGNSNPGFRGKTHHTKRTHPNSGVRGNVPHNQRTNPNPGHRQVLDKRRVNVQGVKNPMIRGGKTVSVLELLKQKLKADTVLTVRPRVQRSGRVRGNTRNTLSVLNLLKQKLKSNRVLMVRPRVQHIPPAVTLHPVPVAAPTNARTVSYQPRYGVHHDHRDRTPQPAIHNSGQQVACNSATAARIQKLDNTPADNENISEVKDEYMLFLKDQRADLIDKVKNVVRIVDYLELSNEKAAIVRAQLTDQAMMRKLLEFTTSRRAAELLINVLWEQAGDVMEDLIDVEDGDDAGDDADARDDATDDATDDSGDDADARDDAGVIYIVNG; this is encoded by the exons ATGCCACGACACGTTTCTAGAG tcagAGCCCAAGTGCCTGCAAGAAGCAGAATGAGAACTAATACAg GATTTGGTGGAAACAGACATCACACAACTAGAACACACTATAATCCAG GTGTTAGAGGAAACTTCCATCACAACAATAGAACACGTAATCCAg GTTTTAGAGGAAACTTCCATCACAACAGAAGAACAAATCCTAATCCAG GTGTAAGAGGAAACCATCACAACCAGAGGACAAATCCTAATCCAg GTGTTAGAGGAAACCATCACAATCAGAGGACAAATCCTAATCCAg tgAATGCAGGCAGAGGAGGGTTACATCCACACCGAAGAGGGAATTCTAATCCAG gATTTAGAggaaaaacacaccacacaaaaagaACACATCCTAATTCAG GTGTTAGAGGAAACGTCCCCCACAACCAGAGGACAAATCCTAATCCAG GACACAGACAGGTGCTGGACAAAAGGAGGGTCAATGTCCAGGGGGTCAAGAACCCAATGATACGTGGCGGGAAAACCGTATCAG TGCTGGAGTTGCTGAAACAGAAACTAAAAGCTGACACAGTGCTGACGGTCCGTCCCCGAGTCCAAAGGAGtggaa GAGTTAGAGGAAACACAAGAAACACCCTTTCAG TTCTGAACTTACTGAAACAGAAGCTGAAATCTAATCGAGTGCTGATGGTCCGTCCAAGAGTCCAACACATCCCACCTGCTGTGACTCTACATCCTGTTCCTGTGG CAGCTCCTACAAACGCAAGAACAGTTTCATACCAACCGCGATATGGAGTGCATCATGACCACAGAGACAGGACTCCACAACCAGCCATTCACAACTCCGGCCAACAAGTGGCCTGTAACTCGGCAACCGCTG CTCGGATCCAGAAGCTAGACAACACTCCAGCTGATAATGAGAATATTTcag AAGTCAAAGACGAATACATGCTGTTTCTAAAGGACCAGCGAGCCGACTTAATCGATAAAGTTAAAAATGTAGTTAGAATAGTGGATTACCTTGAGCTATCCAATGAGAAAGCAGCAATCGTGCGAGCACAGCTGACCGACCAGGCCATGATGAGGAAACTTCTGGAGTTTACAACCAGCAGACGTGCTGCAGAGCTCCTGATTAATGTCTTGTGGGAACAAGCAGGTGATGTCATGGAAGATCTTATTGATGTTGAGGATGGAGATGATGCTGGAGATGATGCTGATGCTAGAGATGATGCTACAGATGATGCTACAGATGATTCTGGAGATGATGCTGATGCTAGAGATGATGCTGGAGTAATATATATTGTAAATGGATAA
- the LOC113637772 gene encoding uncharacterized protein LOC113637772 isoform X13, translating to MRTVETFSFHITSHTDRTIGRRLRGNSHHTTRTHINPGVRGNHHNQRTNPNPGVRGNHHNQRTNPNPVNAGRGGLHPHRRGNSNPGFRGKTHHTKRTHPNSGVRGNVPHNQRTNPNPGHRQVLDKRRVNVQGVKNPMIRGGKTVSVLELLKQKLKADTVLTVRPRVQRSGRVRGNTRNTLSVLNLLKQKLKSNRVLMVRPRVQHIPPAVTLHPVPVAAPTNARTVSYQPRYGVHHDHRDRTPQPAIHNSGQQVACNSATAARIQKLDNTPADNENISEVKDEYMLFLKDQRADLIDKVKNVVRIVDYLELSNEKAAIVRAQLTDQAMMRKLLEFTTSRRAAELLINVLWEQAGDVMEDLIDVEDGDDAGDDADARDDATDDATDDSGDDADARDDAGVIYIVNG from the exons ATGAGGACCGTGGAGACCTTCTCCTTTCACATAACCTCACACACGGATCGGACTATTGGACGAA GATTAAGAGGAAATTCACATCACACAACAagaacacacattaatccag GTGTAAGAGGAAACCATCACAACCAGAGGACAAATCCTAATCCAg GTGTTAGAGGAAACCATCACAATCAGAGGACAAATCCTAATCCAg tgAATGCAGGCAGAGGAGGGTTACATCCACACCGAAGAGGGAATTCTAATCCAG gATTTAGAggaaaaacacaccacacaaaaagaACACATCCTAATTCAG GTGTTAGAGGAAACGTCCCCCACAACCAGAGGACAAATCCTAATCCAG GACACAGACAGGTGCTGGACAAAAGGAGGGTCAATGTCCAGGGGGTCAAGAACCCAATGATACGTGGCGGGAAAACCGTATCAG TGCTGGAGTTGCTGAAACAGAAACTAAAAGCTGACACAGTGCTGACGGTCCGTCCCCGAGTCCAAAGGAGtggaa GAGTTAGAGGAAACACAAGAAACACCCTTTCAG TTCTGAACTTACTGAAACAGAAGCTGAAATCTAATCGAGTGCTGATGGTCCGTCCAAGAGTCCAACACATCCCACCTGCTGTGACTCTACATCCTGTTCCTGTGG CAGCTCCTACAAACGCAAGAACAGTTTCATACCAACCGCGATATGGAGTGCATCATGACCACAGAGACAGGACTCCACAACCAGCCATTCACAACTCCGGCCAACAAGTGGCCTGTAACTCGGCAACCGCTG CTCGGATCCAGAAGCTAGACAACACTCCAGCTGATAATGAGAATATTTcag AAGTCAAAGACGAATACATGCTGTTTCTAAAGGACCAGCGAGCCGACTTAATCGATAAAGTTAAAAATGTAGTTAGAATAGTGGATTACCTTGAGCTATCCAATGAGAAAGCAGCAATCGTGCGAGCACAGCTGACCGACCAGGCCATGATGAGGAAACTTCTGGAGTTTACAACCAGCAGACGTGCTGCAGAGCTCCTGATTAATGTCTTGTGGGAACAAGCAGGTGATGTCATGGAAGATCTTATTGATGTTGAGGATGGAGATGATGCTGGAGATGATGCTGATGCTAGAGATGATGCTACAGATGATGCTACAGATGATTCTGGAGATGATGCTGATGCTAGAGATGATGCTGGAGTAATATATATTGTAAATGGATAA